A window of the Gemmatimonadota bacterium genome harbors these coding sequences:
- a CDS encoding beta-propeller fold lactonase family protein has protein sequence MIRKMCVFGLLLALWVGAEGYVILTEQNSRGQIVTLRWSPSRAGAGIPFVVNTGSFPFPETEVVRIAQQGFNDWGAVPSAFITFEYEGTAQLEVSGNDNRNVIFYDATGEIIGAPEGTGVIAVARVINNDDGLITDVDIVFNGRDHQFSIEENATPEDFTDLHAVMTHEIGHLLGLDHSPWVGDPELRATMFPYASSQAPRAERSLEADDIAGITAIYPVEGLTGGVRGQVLSADGPAFGVHVVAYQAGTDSLMFVASVLSGTAGEQKGPNGDGRYEILGLPPGDYHVAIEPHHRAISADNFGGIFQTLYEERLDREYYNNAFVQDNAQIIRVEIDRVIENIDFAIGPSAPGAPFIRETIFPANTPDPNGPYRFSARVTDNTGVATVELRYRINGGGEQVLPMIPTGNDIFAAELDGQSVGSRIEYRVIARDGDGNETPSPASDLPMLQFDVISLSGSSVLFVALRDADVVAVIDMGTGEEVAHIPTGVVPLSVLMTPDQRYLFVANTGGSAGTSENRVTVIETATHQVVANIEVDTAPLDLALSADGQLLYVTNSQSKSISVIDVASLTVRSRIRVPISGENGPYGVAIHPDGKRLYVTDINGNQVLVVDTARRATIGRIDVIEEPRSLVISADGKRLYVSGGDFGDVGGGGVAVIDTESESVVTTIRMDGGIFRLALSPDGSRLYATDRLNAQLVVVDVAQNRVVNTVKVLPEGEETRSLFVSRDGSQIYVANQSSNELVIFDAESFQILRTLNFENMPRGMAVRSQPAVFLPLKEIASKADFDGSGKIDFGDFLLFVAAFSSESPDARFDLNGDGQVNFGDFIFFTSVFGRTV, from the coding sequence ATGATAAGAAAAATGTGCGTTTTTGGCCTTCTGCTCGCTCTGTGGGTTGGTGCGGAAGGATATGTGATTCTTACAGAACAAAATTCGCGTGGACAAATTGTGACACTTCGCTGGTCGCCTTCTCGGGCCGGGGCGGGTATTCCCTTTGTGGTCAATACCGGGAGTTTTCCCTTTCCCGAGACCGAGGTGGTGCGGATTGCACAGCAGGGATTTAACGACTGGGGCGCGGTGCCGTCGGCATTTATTACCTTTGAATATGAAGGTACAGCACAGCTTGAAGTGTCGGGTAATGATAATCGCAATGTGATTTTTTACGATGCGACGGGAGAGATTATAGGCGCACCTGAGGGGACGGGGGTCATTGCCGTTGCACGGGTTATCAATAACGACGATGGTTTGATTACGGATGTGGATATTGTTTTTAATGGGCGGGATCATCAATTTTCGATTGAGGAGAATGCTACGCCTGAAGACTTCACCGATCTTCACGCTGTGATGACGCATGAAATCGGCCATTTGTTGGGGCTGGATCACAGCCCCTGGGTGGGTGACCCCGAACTGCGTGCGACAATGTTTCCCTATGCTTCGTCCCAGGCACCTCGTGCCGAGCGTTCTCTGGAAGCCGATGATATCGCGGGTATAACGGCGATATACCCGGTAGAAGGGCTGACCGGCGGTGTGCGTGGGCAGGTCTTGAGTGCCGATGGTCCCGCATTTGGCGTGCATGTGGTGGCTTATCAGGCGGGAACAGATTCCCTTATGTTTGTTGCGAGTGTTCTATCGGGGACGGCAGGTGAACAAAAGGGACCCAATGGCGATGGGCGTTATGAAATTCTCGGTTTGCCCCCGGGTGATTATCACGTTGCGATTGAGCCACACCATCGCGCAATTTCTGCTGATAATTTTGGCGGTATTTTTCAGACGTTATATGAAGAAAGATTAGACAGAGAATATTATAACAATGCGTTTGTGCAGGATAATGCCCAGATCATACGCGTTGAGATTGACCGCGTTATAGAGAATATCGATTTTGCGATTGGGCCTTCTGCACCGGGCGCGCCTTTTATTCGGGAGACTATTTTTCCAGCCAATACGCCCGATCCCAATGGTCCCTATCGCTTTTCGGCAAGGGTGACCGATAATACAGGGGTGGCGACTGTTGAATTGCGTTATCGGATTAATGGTGGGGGTGAGCAGGTGCTGCCAATGATCCCTACGGGGAACGATATTTTTGCCGCGGAACTCGACGGGCAAAGTGTGGGATCGAGGATTGAGTATCGGGTGATTGCGCGCGATGGCGATGGCAATGAGACGCCTTCGCCGGCATCTGATTTGCCCATGTTGCAATTCGATGTGATATCACTTTCTGGCTCATCTGTACTTTTTGTTGCATTGCGAGATGCCGATGTCGTGGCTGTTATCGATATGGGTACGGGCGAAGAAGTGGCACACATTCCCACTGGCGTGGTGCCTTTAAGTGTTTTGATGACGCCGGATCAGCGCTATTTGTTTGTCGCCAATACGGGGGGATCTGCCGGTACATCTGAGAATCGGGTCACGGTTATCGAGACCGCCACGCATCAGGTGGTGGCGAATATTGAGGTTGATACTGCGCCTCTGGATCTCGCTTTGAGCGCAGATGGGCAGCTACTTTATGTCACCAATTCACAGTCTAAGAGTATTTCGGTTATAGATGTGGCGAGTTTGACTGTGCGTTCTCGCATTCGGGTGCCGATTAGCGGAGAGAACGGTCCTTATGGCGTGGCGATTCACCCGGATGGGAAGCGGCTTTATGTTACAGATATCAATGGCAATCAGGTATTGGTTGTCGATACCGCACGCAGGGCGACTATTGGTCGCATTGATGTGATTGAGGAACCCCGGTCACTGGTTATATCTGCTGATGGGAAGCGGTTGTATGTGTCGGGTGGGGACTTTGGTGACGTTGGTGGTGGCGGTGTTGCGGTGATTGATACCGAGTCGGAGTCTGTGGTGACGACGATTCGTATGGATGGTGGGATATTTCGCCTCGCTTTATCGCCAGATGGTTCGCGGTTGTATGCGACAGACCGCTTGAATGCCCAATTGGTCGTCGTTGATGTGGCGCAAAATCGCGTTGTGAATACTGTAAAGGTTTTGCCCGAGGGTGAAGAGACGCGCTCTTTGTTTGTGTCGCGCGACGGGTCGCAGATATATGTGGCGAACCAGAGTTCGAATGAGCTGGTTATTTTTGATGCGGAGTCGTTTCAGATTCTGAGAACGCTGAATTTTGAGAATATGCCGCGCGGTATGGCGGTGCGTTCTCAGCCTGCTGTGTTTCTGCCTTTGAAGGAGATAGCCAGTAAAGCAGATTTTGATGGCAGTGGGAAGATCGATTTTGGCGATTTTCTCCTGTTTGTTGCTGCGTTTAGTTCTGAGAGTCCCGATGCGCGTTTTGATTTGAATGGGGATGGCCAGGTCAATTTCGGCGATTTTATTTTCTTTACCAGTGTTTTCGGAAGAACAGTCTGA
- the ubiA gene encoding putative 4-hydroxybenzoate polyprenyltransferase, producing MAGCKSLSGKGKTVMVEGIFTYGRMIKFGHSIFALPFALSGAALAAAGYGISSEQVFWIVVAMVGARSAAMGFNRLVDRKMDAANPRTANRELPQGVISAGAVKVFVCVFSALLVFAAYKLNPLCLMLSPVALGIVFFYSYTKRFTWTTQLFLGLALSLAPVGAWIAVTGQLDAKILLLGGAVLMWVAGFDVIYACQDAEFDRRFGVYSIPQKFGIGPALWIARLFHVIAFGLMVGVGQVFELGVFYVAGVACVGGLLIYEHYLVRHRDLSKAGMASLTMNGVVSVVYFVGTLADLLL from the coding sequence ATGGCCGGTTGCAAAAGTTTATCCGGCAAAGGTAAGACTGTGATGGTTGAGGGTATTTTCACTTATGGCCGGATGATTAAATTCGGCCACAGTATTTTTGCCTTGCCATTCGCGCTTTCAGGTGCGGCATTGGCGGCGGCTGGATACGGAATTTCGTCCGAACAGGTGTTCTGGATTGTGGTGGCGATGGTGGGCGCGAGAAGTGCTGCCATGGGTTTTAATCGGCTCGTGGACCGGAAGATGGATGCGGCGAATCCGCGCACGGCTAATCGCGAGTTGCCGCAAGGGGTTATTTCTGCAGGTGCTGTGAAGGTGTTTGTGTGCGTTTTTTCTGCGTTGCTCGTTTTTGCGGCTTATAAGTTAAATCCACTGTGTTTGATGCTGTCGCCCGTGGCATTGGGTATTGTGTTTTTTTATTCTTATACGAAGCGTTTTACGTGGACGACGCAGCTTTTTCTCGGTTTGGCATTGTCTCTCGCGCCAGTGGGGGCTTGGATTGCTGTGACGGGACAATTGGATGCAAAGATTTTACTGCTCGGTGGCGCGGTGTTGATGTGGGTCGCGGGGTTTGATGTGATTTACGCCTGTCAGGATGCGGAGTTTGACCGGCGGTTTGGCGTGTATTCGATTCCGCAGAAGTTTGGGATTGGTCCCGCGTTGTGGATTGCGCGGTTATTTCATGTAATTGCTTTTGGTTTGATGGTGGGGGTGGGGCAGGTGTTCGAACTGGGTGTATTTTATGTGGCTGGCGTGGCGTGCGTAGGCGGTTTGTTGATTTATGAGCATTATCTGGTGAGACATCGGGATTTGTCAAAGGCGGGTATGGCGTCTTTGACGATGAATGGTGTGGTTAGTGTGGTGTATTTTGTCGGGACGCTGGCCGATTTGTTGTTGTAA
- a CDS encoding DUF1501 domain-containing protein yields MNRRDFMKNATRGGAGFALGGFMTRAYGRAEAVGPLAAAALSETDRVLVIIRLNGGNDGLNTLVNFENDAYYQARPKIHITKQEALRLTPTQGLHPQLTGFKELYDEGQLMAMQGVGYPNPNRSHFRSTDIWMTASNSDEFLSHGWLGRYFESQTPGFPDTLPEQPLAVDIGPVLSLALLGKNGAMGIALRNPRQFVYLVERGNQIIEDGQIPTPAGYELDFIRRINFESLQYSTQVKEAANRGANRVEYPANNSLANQLSLVARLIAGGLQSKVYLVSQGGYDTHANQLNRHNNLMRDLNGAVTAFVQDLRQHQLQDRVLGMSISEFGRRTKENGSAGTDHGTSAPMFFFGPSVQAGISGPAPNFEQVDRRGDFYYDHDFRHVYASVLNQWFDVSQDVVSSIFSSNTSHIPILRRPPLDLSKVDFNADGKLDFTDFLEFTQAFGTDEAKYDLDGDGKVGFGDFLRFVDAYRNR; encoded by the coding sequence ATGAACAGACGCGACTTTATGAAAAATGCAACCCGAGGTGGTGCCGGGTTTGCACTCGGCGGTTTTATGACGCGGGCTTATGGGCGCGCCGAAGCCGTAGGTCCCCTGGCTGCAGCAGCCCTCAGCGAGACCGACCGCGTGCTCGTTATCATTCGCCTCAATGGCGGTAATGACGGCCTCAATACCCTGGTCAATTTTGAAAACGATGCCTATTATCAAGCTCGCCCAAAAATCCACATCACAAAACAAGAAGCCCTCAGACTCACCCCAACACAGGGCCTGCATCCCCAACTCACCGGATTCAAAGAACTCTATGACGAAGGTCAGTTGATGGCCATGCAGGGGGTGGGATATCCCAATCCCAACCGATCGCACTTCCGATCAACCGACATCTGGATGACCGCATCGAATTCCGACGAATTTTTGAGTCACGGTTGGCTGGGACGCTATTTTGAATCCCAGACTCCGGGATTCCCAGACACTCTGCCAGAACAACCTCTGGCAGTTGATATCGGTCCCGTGCTTTCCCTCGCCCTATTGGGCAAAAATGGTGCCATGGGCATTGCACTGCGCAACCCCAGGCAATTTGTCTATCTCGTGGAGCGGGGCAACCAGATTATCGAAGACGGTCAAATCCCCACACCGGCTGGATATGAACTCGACTTTATCCGCCGCATCAATTTTGAATCCCTACAATACTCCACACAGGTCAAAGAAGCCGCAAATAGAGGCGCGAACAGGGTTGAATATCCCGCCAATAATTCGCTCGCCAACCAGCTCAGTCTGGTCGCGCGATTGATCGCAGGTGGTTTGCAATCCAAAGTATATCTGGTCTCACAGGGCGGATACGACACACACGCCAATCAACTCAACCGCCACAATAACCTGATGAGAGATCTCAATGGAGCAGTCACGGCTTTTGTTCAGGACCTGCGGCAACATCAGTTGCAAGACCGCGTGCTCGGCATGAGCATCTCGGAATTTGGCCGTCGAACAAAAGAAAACGGCAGCGCAGGTACCGATCACGGCACATCTGCCCCCATGTTCTTCTTTGGTCCATCGGTTCAGGCGGGCATTTCAGGTCCAGCCCCCAATTTTGAACAGGTTGACAGACGAGGAGACTTTTACTACGATCACGACTTCCGCCACGTCTATGCCTCGGTGCTCAACCAGTGGTTTGACGTATCACAAGATGTTGTCTCAAGCATCTTTTCATCTAATACGTCTCACATACCCATTCTCAGACGGCCACCTCTTGATCTCTCCAAAGTTGACTTTAATGCCGACGGCAAACTCGACTTTACCGACTTTCTCGAATTTACCCAGGCTTTCGGTACTGACGAAGCCAAATACGACTTAGACGGCGATGGCAAGGTTGGATTTGGCGATTTTCTGAGATTTGTCGATGCCTACCGAAACCGTTAA
- a CDS encoding UbiX family flavin prenyltransferase, translating into MRRITVAITGASGAIYALRTLRALLMREVAVDVVISEFGWMLLRDEAGFEGKQQNFGGFIRELYGVSVDNMALHPFKNLAATLASGSARSDGMVVVPCSMKTLASIAHGLSRNLIERAADVALKERRTLIIVPRETPMNLIQLRNMVAVAEAGAVVVPAMPAFYQKPETFDDLADFVVGRILSLLGIEHDLYPAWEGD; encoded by the coding sequence ATGAGACGTATTACGGTTGCAATTACCGGAGCGAGTGGGGCTATTTATGCGCTGCGCACGTTGCGCGCATTGCTGATGCGCGAGGTTGCGGTGGATGTGGTGATATCCGAATTTGGCTGGATGTTGCTTCGAGACGAGGCGGGGTTTGAGGGAAAACAGCAAAATTTTGGCGGGTTTATTCGGGAACTTTACGGTGTTTCGGTGGATAACATGGCACTACATCCGTTTAAGAATCTCGCTGCAACGCTGGCGAGTGGTTCGGCGCGATCAGACGGTATGGTGGTGGTGCCGTGTTCGATGAAAACACTGGCGAGTATAGCACATGGGTTATCGCGCAATTTGATTGAGCGCGCCGCTGATGTCGCGTTGAAAGAACGTCGGACGCTCATCATTGTGCCGCGGGAGACGCCGATGAATTTGATTCAATTGCGCAATATGGTGGCGGTGGCTGAGGCAGGTGCTGTTGTGGTGCCGGCGATGCCAGCATTTTATCAGAAGCCGGAGACGTTTGATGATTTGGCGGATTTTGTCGTTGGTCGAATTTTGAGTTTATTGGGCATCGAGCACGATTTGTATCCGGCGTGGGAAGGGGACTAA
- a CDS encoding Ig-like domain-containing protein, with translation MPPPGGPLDKTPPRVIDTVPADDSVRVGLDTPIRIRFSEAMDRRSVERALFVSPQGAEEFDFKWRGDVLEIRLSDGLQANRTYLVTVGQESADEWRNRMRASYSFGFATGDRLNRGELNGRVLKSKEERGQVFVWAYDLSVVTAPDPVRDRPTYVTQPDETGHFVLPRLGSGNYRVFAFGDQNNDRTYSSGDLLALPPGDVALSDEGRVRLGDLKLAVRDTSAPALVAARTPDQQHVLMRFDEPVRVLGVEISGLSVLEIYQDPVDSSGVGLFTELQAQGVEYRVRVDVADRWENRDTTDVMVRGDGTRDRRAPEVLARIPTENAENVLPTAVIRMLFSDAMRVDPVSDLWVESDSTVVPQGHFEWVAPNHLVFVPDSLWKSGETIRLIGKHERLLDIGGNVLSEPISFVFSVMDTAALGRVSGTTSSSDVVIWVVGLTHDFFREQVLRDTTFSLTNLLPGTYRISGFLDRDRNGQWISGQVHPFVPAEPLIARADTVEVRARWETEVEKLESRVWWILPTSEESP, from the coding sequence TCGAGCGGGCGTTATTTGTTTCGCCACAGGGGGCTGAGGAATTCGATTTCAAGTGGCGTGGGGATGTGCTGGAAATTCGGTTGTCCGATGGCTTACAAGCCAACCGGACGTATCTGGTCACGGTGGGGCAGGAGAGCGCGGATGAGTGGCGCAACCGCATGCGGGCTTCTTATAGTTTTGGATTTGCGACGGGGGATCGCTTAAATCGCGGGGAACTCAATGGGCGGGTGTTGAAGTCTAAGGAGGAAAGGGGACAGGTTTTTGTTTGGGCTTATGATCTGTCTGTGGTGACAGCACCCGATCCGGTGAGAGACCGCCCCACTTATGTGACGCAGCCCGATGAAACGGGCCATTTTGTATTGCCGCGTTTGGGTTCTGGGAATTATCGGGTATTTGCTTTTGGCGATCAGAATAATGATCGCACGTATTCATCTGGCGACTTGTTGGCACTGCCGCCCGGCGATGTGGCGCTTTCCGATGAGGGGCGCGTTCGCCTGGGCGATCTCAAACTCGCGGTGCGCGATACATCAGCACCTGCGCTCGTTGCTGCACGCACTCCCGATCAACAGCATGTTTTGATGCGTTTTGATGAACCTGTGCGCGTTTTGGGCGTTGAAATATCTGGGCTATCGGTGTTGGAGATATATCAAGATCCCGTTGACTCTAGTGGGGTGGGATTGTTTACTGAACTGCAAGCGCAGGGCGTGGAATACAGGGTGCGGGTTGATGTCGCAGATCGGTGGGAGAATCGCGATACCACAGATGTAATGGTGCGAGGCGATGGTACGCGCGATCGACGCGCGCCAGAGGTGCTGGCACGCATACCGACGGAGAATGCCGAGAATGTTTTGCCAACGGCTGTGATTCGCATGTTGTTTTCCGATGCGATGCGTGTAGATCCCGTGTCTGACCTGTGGGTAGAGTCGGATTCGACGGTTGTTCCGCAAGGGCATTTTGAATGGGTTGCGCCCAATCATCTCGTGTTTGTACCGGATAGTCTCTGGAAGAGTGGCGAGACGATTCGGCTCATTGGAAAGCACGAGCGGCTATTGGATATTGGTGGCAATGTTCTTTCTGAACCGATTTCGTTTGTTTTTTCTGTGATGGACACTGCGGCTCTGGGGCGCGTTTCCGGGACGACGTCTTCTTCTGATGTGGTGATATGGGTGGTGGGGTTGACGCATGATTTTTTTCGGGAACAGGTTTTGCGGGATACGACGTTTAGTTTGACGAATTTGCTTCCGGGGACGTATCGCATTTCTGGATTTTTAGATCGCGACCGCAATGGTCAGTGGATATCTGGCCAGGTTCATCCGTTTGTGCCTGCGGAGCCTTTGATCGCGCGGGCTGATACGGTGGAGGTACGGGCGCGATGGGAGACGGAGGTCGAGAAGTTGGAATCCAGGGTCTGGTGGATATTGCCAACCAGTGAGGAGAGTCCGTGA
- a CDS encoding peptidyl-alpha-hydroxyglycine alpha-amidating lyase family protein yields MPLLTDEEDVMTFGQGDYVYTVQENWWTLPEGWSFGWIPAVAVDSQDRVYVYSRSEHPMVVFDREGNFLSSWGEDVLKDAHGIYIDAEDHVYCVERNTHCLRKFTSDGELLVTVGTPDREGDEGEPFRLPTDVAFDSQGFMYVSDGYGNARMHKFTPDGELIKSWGEPGTGPGQFDLVHSVRVDKDDRLWVADRSNNRIQFFDTEGNFQGEWTGLHQPDTVYIDDEDGVVYIAELDQRVSIWTVDGEKLSEWGRGVESDIPGEFKKCPHGIWLDSHGDLYVGEVQTDGRLQKFIRQR; encoded by the coding sequence ATGCCTCTCTTAACTGACGAGGAGGATGTGATGACATTTGGACAGGGTGATTATGTCTATACGGTGCAGGAAAATTGGTGGACGCTGCCCGAAGGCTGGTCGTTTGGGTGGATACCGGCGGTGGCCGTCGATTCGCAGGATCGCGTTTATGTGTACAGTCGCAGCGAGCACCCGATGGTGGTTTTTGATCGCGAGGGCAATTTTTTGTCTTCGTGGGGCGAAGATGTGTTAAAAGATGCACATGGCATTTATATCGATGCGGAAGATCATGTCTATTGTGTGGAGCGCAATACGCATTGTTTGCGGAAGTTTACCAGTGATGGCGAGTTGTTGGTGACGGTGGGGACACCGGATCGAGAAGGCGATGAGGGCGAGCCGTTTCGGTTGCCGACCGATGTGGCGTTTGATTCGCAGGGGTTTATGTACGTGTCCGATGGGTATGGCAATGCGAGAATGCACAAGTTCACTCCCGATGGCGAGTTGATCAAGTCCTGGGGCGAACCGGGTACTGGACCGGGACAATTTGATCTGGTGCATTCTGTGCGGGTCGATAAGGATGACCGTTTGTGGGTGGCAGATCGGAGCAATAATCGCATTCAGTTTTTCGATACTGAGGGCAATTTTCAGGGCGAGTGGACGGGTTTGCACCAGCCCGATACGGTTTATATTGATGACGAGGATGGGGTGGTTTATATCGCGGAGTTGGATCAGCGGGTGAGTATCTGGACGGTTGATGGCGAGAAATTGTCCGAGTGGGGGCGCGGGGTTGAAAGCGATATTCCGGGTGAGTTCAAAAAGTGTCCGCACGGTATCTGGCTGGATTCACACGGCGATTTGTACGTGGGAGAAGTGCAGACAGATGGCCGGTTGCAAAAGTTTATCCGGCAAAGGTAA
- a CDS encoding RNB domain-containing ribonuclease, whose product MQKPKREITISNRYLYYYASLLKRIYGLIIRNEHKNQPDERYTGHLDEDGIPSSQDAPHTKGRLPGTPVQDEIVLFRFRKRLLLGTCQAVLPRKISEITVLSEDGRRLRFHHPNLVYLTGTSSTDVPLKTYAMTIRALSREIDLESVWEIAVESATPLPLSEIADLFYDTENDAIQWIALYLHLHGACPYFQPQYPNSYSPYTIDQAYFRRQHNSRKKDRDEEREEFIHAMANNTESIAEHTLTQRQQTYLEQIRQYALWGRESQHATHAQALISEICKTKKNRQKSAVELLIKKKVWKRDQNLDLLRAEVPTAFSDLAIRQAEILAPACGNLKKQPVFVIHPPDHPNIALSYRHRLFGGAEFGVHIPDMGALIPKNSHIDRDAAERMAHIPFPDQPVPMLPTRFSHDLGQFQSDKAHSALSIFWRVNRDSRIKDFCIAQTAAINKTDLSPENIDHALNDPAHPQHRAIRFFSQLSARLLKKRQTAMHDLEEQSPPNHAHHIARELSLLAGIAVGRWCKNKGIPAIYETRDPIENTESIVQIFHPIVRRHELHRHTPNTGLSTTPETHHGYGISHYCPITQPTIRYTDLVMQRQIDHYLKTDQSLYTVDDLNTLRYRMWETQDLINDLVHRRTRDLILQSWENQLGREFRAVVLHLKMRGVLVELVELLDHPFKTVIYPGYPVEVGDEIDLRLTGIDRWKGWAHFTETTYQKSAVGF is encoded by the coding sequence ATGCAAAAACCCAAACGCGAAATCACAATCTCCAATCGCTACCTCTACTACTACGCCAGCCTGCTCAAACGCATCTACGGTCTGATCATCCGCAATGAACACAAAAATCAACCCGACGAGCGCTACACGGGCCATCTGGATGAAGATGGAATACCGAGTTCCCAGGATGCGCCTCATACAAAAGGCAGGTTACCCGGCACACCTGTCCAGGATGAAATTGTCCTGTTTCGCTTTCGAAAACGCCTGCTCCTGGGAACATGCCAGGCTGTTTTGCCCCGCAAAATTTCCGAAATCACAGTTTTATCAGAAGATGGCCGACGCCTACGCTTTCACCACCCCAACCTCGTCTATCTCACCGGCACCTCATCAACCGATGTACCACTCAAAACTTATGCAATGACCATCCGCGCTTTGAGCCGGGAAATAGACCTCGAATCCGTATGGGAAATCGCCGTTGAATCTGCAACCCCCCTTCCACTTTCAGAAATCGCCGATCTCTTCTACGATACAGAAAACGATGCGATACAATGGATCGCCCTCTATCTTCACCTGCACGGTGCCTGTCCTTATTTTCAACCTCAATATCCCAACTCGTACTCGCCCTATACGATAGATCAGGCATACTTCCGCCGTCAACACAACAGCCGCAAAAAAGATCGGGATGAAGAACGCGAAGAATTTATCCACGCCATGGCGAATAATACCGAATCCATAGCAGAACACACACTGACCCAGCGCCAGCAAACCTATCTGGAACAGATTCGACAATACGCATTGTGGGGCAGAGAATCCCAACACGCAACTCACGCTCAGGCATTGATCTCTGAAATTTGCAAAACCAAAAAAAATCGCCAAAAATCCGCAGTCGAACTACTCATCAAAAAAAAGGTCTGGAAACGCGATCAAAACCTCGACTTACTCCGCGCCGAAGTTCCAACTGCATTTTCAGACCTCGCCATCCGCCAGGCAGAAATACTCGCGCCCGCTTGTGGCAACCTCAAAAAACAACCCGTCTTTGTGATACACCCGCCCGATCATCCAAACATCGCCCTCTCATATCGGCACCGGCTCTTTGGAGGCGCAGAGTTTGGCGTACACATTCCAGATATGGGCGCACTCATCCCCAAAAATTCGCACATCGACCGCGACGCTGCCGAGCGCATGGCGCACATACCCTTTCCCGATCAACCCGTTCCCATGCTACCCACGCGCTTTTCACACGACCTGGGCCAATTCCAGAGCGACAAAGCGCACTCAGCACTCAGCATCTTCTGGCGCGTAAATCGGGATAGCCGCATCAAAGATTTTTGTATCGCGCAAACGGCCGCAATCAATAAAACGGACCTTTCACCAGAAAACATCGACCATGCACTAAACGACCCCGCTCACCCGCAGCACCGCGCCATACGATTCTTCTCGCAATTATCCGCACGCCTCCTCAAAAAGAGGCAAACAGCCATGCACGACCTCGAGGAACAATCACCGCCAAATCACGCCCATCACATTGCCCGTGAACTATCTCTGCTCGCTGGCATAGCCGTTGGTCGGTGGTGCAAAAATAAAGGGATCCCCGCAATTTACGAAACACGCGATCCCATTGAAAATACCGAGTCCATCGTACAAATCTTTCACCCCATCGTGCGCCGCCACGAACTTCACCGCCACACCCCGAACACCGGCCTCAGCACAACACCAGAAACACATCACGGCTATGGCATCTCGCATTATTGTCCCATCACCCAACCCACAATCAGATATACAGACCTCGTAATGCAACGCCAGATCGATCACTACCTTAAAACCGACCAATCCCTCTACACGGTTGACGACCTCAACACCCTGCGCTACCGCATGTGGGAAACGCAGGACCTCATCAACGACCTGGTACACCGCCGTACCCGCGATCTGATATTACAATCGTGGGAAAACCAACTTGGTCGAGAATTTCGCGCCGTAGTTCTCCACCTCAAAATGCGCGGCGTCCTCGTCGAACTCGTCGAACTCCTCGACCACCCCTTCAAAACAGTCATCTATCCAGGTTATCCCGTAGAAGTCGGCGACGAAATTGACCTGCGCCTGACGGGTATCGATCGCTGGAAAGGCTGGGCACACTTCACGGAAACAACCTACCAGAAATCAGCAGTCGGCTTTTAG